The genomic window cctctatttgctatgtgctatttgaatgactgaaagacgtcttttcacaagtttttttcagttggattcgtatctaaatgttatgaaatcacaattataacaataaaaaattactttgtcaaagtttagcattttttgtacagggcaaaatcatttttttcaataataattttataataaaaataataaaataaattatttttatttttgtgtgcgcACGTGTGTATGAACATGTCCATTTTGTATTGAGGATGTTTTTTGCCTTTTTGGAAGAGTGTCACTTAATTTCTGTCTATGTCTGTTGTGCGTTGTTTCTGATTTTGAGAATGGATTTTGTCCAATTTCTAAGAGGGGTCTCTGGAGATTACATTATTGATgacattattgaaaaactgactttttttttcagtacaaagaatgttaaactttgacaaaaagtcatttttattgttataattgtgatttcataacatttagatatgaatccaactgaaaaaaaaaacttgtgaaaagatgtctttcagtcattcaaatagcacatggcaaatagtggagctttgcagccatctactggtaaaaatgatagttttttttacttttataactgcattttccaaaagatgggcaaacatcttacactaaaccatgtcaaattatctaTGTTATCCCCattaatgaaagttagaaatctggGACTTTTAtgaagtgaattttacataaaaagctgcttttgcataaaaacctatttaaaaaatattttttaatttatataaatttaaaagatataacAAATCCTCCAAAATCTGCACAGAtgttgagtaaaaacattaataaacagagtaaaattacattggtttttaaaaaatatattatattgttacaaaattatattttgttgcctggggtctccagagaccccgaagaccacgAGTGCAGCCcccaaacgaagaccgcacaagggttaaatcGGGAAAAACATCCGATTAAAATTCTACATTTAGAATTCTGTAAAAGAATACATAAAGTCCAAAGAAAGACGCTAAACAATGGATGCAGGGCAGAATTAGGCCAATACCCTCTCCTTCTAAACATCCAAAAAAGAGCCATCAAATTCTGGAAACACCTAAAAACAAGCGACCCCAACACATACCATTACAAAGCCCTAAAACACCAACAGCTGAGCATAAGTAAGAGTCCCCTGTGCCAGCTGCTGAGACTGACTGACCTCACACCGGCAGAGATCTGCCAGCCTCAGGACTCACACACTTTCGGCTTACACAAATTATAAACACCGAAGAAGACAAATACATCACCATTGGACAAACACTATTAAAAACCAACACAAACTAGAATGTTATTCGGCACTAAATCGAGAATACACTATTGCAAACTACctgagcacagtgagtgatgtGAAACACTGACGATGTACAGACTCAGCAAGCACAGTCTGGCCATAGAGACAGGCCGGCGCAGACAGACCTGGCTCTCCCGTGAGGACAGACTCTGCTCGCACTGCATCCTTCCTCACAGAATGCCCAAAATACCAAGATATCAGAGACCACTACTAccccaaaattaataaaatatttcccCAATTTAACACCTGTAGCCCAATTCAAAAACTACGTTACATTCTTGGCGAAGAAGCCAAATGTTCCAATATAGCTGCAAGATTTGTATCATCTTGCGCTGGTGATTCAGCCATTTTAGTGCTTTTAGACCTgactgctgcttttgacacagttGACCACACAATTCTTTTATCTCGTCTGGAAAACTGTGTGGGTGTCAGGGGGACAGCGCTCGAGTGGTTCAGGTCGTACCTGTCTGGGAGATGTTTTGCTGTCAGACTGGAGGACTCCACCTCGTCCACCGCCCCTTTGAACTGTGGAGATCAATTCTTGGGCCCATTCTCTTTGCTCTGTACCTTCTCCCACTCAGTGTGATTTTTAAAAGGCACGGTATCTCCTATCATTTTTATGCAGACGATTACCAAATATACCTGCCaaactgacaaaaaatgacCACGCCCCCCTGACACCCCTACTCGAGTGTTTAAGTAACGTCAAGGCTTGGTTGgctcagttttttttaaatctaaatgaGGGGAAGACAGAAATAATGCTTTTTGGTCCTATTAGTACTCTGGTCGACTTGGGCCCACTCAAAAACCAAGTGCATCCCACAGCCACCAGCCTTGGCGTCACTATAGACAGTGATTTTAAACTGGATAAACAAATTAACAGTGTTGTAAAATCGTAAGATCGTAAGATCATCTTCGTCTTTTATCTAAAATCAAACCTTTTTTATCCTTTAAACATTTTGAGCAAGTCATGCATGCTTTTATTTCATCACGTCTGGACTACTGTAATGCACTTTACACTGgaatatcccaaaatgcactTTCTCGCTTTCAGTTAGTCCAGAACTCTGCGGCACGGCTTTTAACAGGAACCAAAAAGCGCGAACACATCACCCCCATCCTCGCTGCACTGGCTTCCTGTTcgatttagaattgattttaagattttattgtttttaaaaaactcTGAATGGACTGGCCCCACAGTACATCACGGACCTCATCCAAATTTACACACCGGCGCGTTTGCTGAGGTCTGAGGGCCAGTTCCAGCTCATGCCTCCTAAGACCAGACTTAAAACCAGGGGGGACCGGGCCTTCTCTGTGGTCGGCCCCAGACTGTGGAACGCTCTGCCTTCCCAGGTCAGGACGGCCCCCACAGTTGAATGTTTTAAGTCTCGTCTTAAGACCCACTTTTATTCCTTGGCTTTTAACTCTGCGTGAGATGTGTGGTCCTGTGTCTTTTATtgctttgtttcatttttttattgattttacttatttatttatatgccTTTTTATTGTATTGCTCTTATTCGATTTTActagtttttattgtttgaatagagcatatatttatttattgtttttttttattttgtgcagcactttggagactgtttgttgtttgtaaaatgtgctatagaaataaagtgGATTGGGTTGGATTGCCATCTCCTGAGGGACAACCAGAAATGAACAAACAGCCAGTAAACACACCCCCATCAGACCTACACAcatgtatataatgtatttaatgttcAAATTCTAAGTTCAGTTATTACATGATTTCTGTAttataatctttatttattatttttttataattatttattttattttgttgctaaaattatttttatttagaatattattttttttacataggcTTTACTCAGATGTTCTGTTGttctaaatatttttctatGTTGGTTAAATGCTTAGgcaatacaaaatgtattttttttgtcatgccaataaagctatttgaattgaaaaaaatttaaaaataaaaattgagagagagagagagagagagatggaacCTTTGGATGGCTTCTGCTTCTCTTCTTCATGGttgttttttatgtgtgtaGTTAACCTGTCAAATGTACACAGATAATCTATTAAGATTTTCAATGCAAATGTAGGTTTCATTCGGAAAAAACAATAACAGTGATTTAAGGTAATTCATGATATGATTGGTCCAAGTTGTTGACCTGCTTGGCGATATAGACCTTAATAACTGTTTTACTGAAGCTGATGCTTAATAATGTGATAATCATCTAGGAcagaaatatttaaattcaGTTCATATATCAGTATCTatacccacatggaaagaacctatatgtggatatatgcgcatatatgaaacctatatgcagtgtatatgtacatatatgctgcatatatgcacatatatgataatatatatgctgcatatatgcgcatatatactgcatatatgctatatatatgctgcatatatgcgcatatatactgcatatatgctatatatatgctgcatatatgcgtatatatactgcatatatgtgtatatatgccacatataggcaaaattgaggtgcatatatgtgcatatacaggaaatataggtctcctgtattgcttcttcatatccatatatatgccctatacatacaagatatgtcttctatatagctaatggcaggatctggtcattttgtagctcatatctcatttttgactgtcatacatgatgcctagctcatattttctattatcaaggcaaaaactaagaattaacgaaaaaaattatgcaagaacttatgtatgtgcgaatgtagcagttatgtatttagacaattattttgtgattccacttgccatgaccatatttggggtttcctgccgccatgctgacttggggtgttgacgcactttgctgcttcccagtctgcatgagacatcacagcggtaggtcgcacaaagtttttgcggtgattcaattaaggccatgtttcatgtaacagctgaattcacatgatatatttgtatgattgtaatccaaaacccctctgtgatgtacattcagatgtttcgttgattatttttctttacttaagttacttttaatatctctctttctcagcgttgtgcgttgctgccgcatgctgtttgtatgctgcacaagtcctcatatattgccatttgtgttatacagaataaagtgaggacctgatggcaagatttttcgcagtctgtctttgattacgacacaacgcagaaaacacaccgctacacgaacacgtgaaattggtcccacatggaaaaaacctatataaacatatatgtttcaatataggtttgatataggtttttaatatatgtgacatatataaaattggccgttttcctatattatgtgtacatatatgtgtgcatatatgtgtacatatatgtgtgcatatatgtacatatatgtacatataatataggaaaacggccaattttatatatgtcacatatatgtaaaacctatatcaaacctatattgaaacatatgtttatataggttttttccatgtgggtatCATCTATCTTACATTCTAGAACTAAACGGCAGCATTGTTGGCATCTTTTCCAagataaattacataatttaatGATATGTAGCATAGCTTGGATAGCtgtcaaaatgaatgaatgctCTTCACGTCTTTAACCCTTTCAATGTGAGCTGATCTGTGTTCCTCATAATACTGAGCTTTATTAACATCAGAATTCAGTTGTGGCTTATCTTGAACTTGCCTTTGATTTAACTGGTCAAGTTTGGCTTTCCATATTGTGGCAGTCCACACGGACTTCTTGTCCTCCTCTCTGATAAGATTCATTTGTACGTCACCATGCTGACGTTGCAAGATCTCAAAGAAGTTTGGATCAACATCTGTTGTAAATGAAATCCCCTCTACAGGATGGACAGAAGCACCAGGAACCTCAAGAAGGTGTGGTGTTTTCATCCGAAATGGTCTGTTAGGTCTGGGATGGCTGATCGGATGACTTGATTTTTCATTCTGTTTaactttttcttttgaaaaagtGTCATTCACTGGAAAAAAGTAGATGTGAAGAATGAGAGGATCTTTACAGCACATGTAGAGAAGAAGGTTACAGTGTTCTTCCCACTGTGTGAACAGGCTTATAATTAGAGTTATAAGAGAGAAGGATGGTTGGAGTATTTTAGCATGATAACGGGTCATCTCTACAGATTGTAAAGATATTCCTTCATCTCTTTTGTTGAGGAGCTTCACAGCATCTTTGAGAGAGGGGGCAGACTCTGCTAAACAGGCGTAATGAGGCAGATGGGCCTCCTCCAGTTTCCCTGAGATCACGCTCACATCAATCACTGGACCAATTCGCTCACACTGAAGCCTCTCCAGCTCTGCACTGAGGAAACGTCCATCCACCTGACGGTACTGGAGAATGACGTCACCAGAACAGACCCATCGCATTCTGGTCCTGCTGCACTCGAATCGACCCGCCTGAGTGCTGATCCTGAACTTTGACCCTCCTTCATCTGTACAGACTGACGGCTCCACCTGAACCCACTGATCACTATCAACAATGTGAACACAAGACTGACAGTGAAGATCCAGTCCAGACAGTTCAGAGTCAGAGATGTCCAGCCTAGAGAAAAGAGATGATAATGATAAAAGGAGATGATGAATgtataaataagaaaaatataaaaactttttttttttttttttgtaaaattaaaatgatctcACTCTTTCAGCTCCTCTAAAACCTTTGGTTTGAAGTGAATCTCCACTTTCTTATTACAGCTCCGTCTCCAGTCCTCTTCTGTGCACTGGTCAGTGGGTTTACAGCACTTCCTCCTTGATAAACATGGAGGAAACCAGAATAAGTAAAATGATGCAAAATATATCACCATTATGCTGGAGATTATTTTTAAGAAACAATGATAATGATCTGTACCAAAATGGTGATTGTATTTAAAATTAAGCAATTGGTGACCCTAAAATGGAGACTAGCAGCTTTACATTACAGCTAATAAATAGATGATAACAAggaaaattcacatttattttacaaaaaaaaaaaaaaaaatgaaataatagaTCAGAAATTATCAGCTATTTTCAGCAATAAAAGTTCCGTAGTTTCTAAAATTCTTTCACTAAGTAATTTATCATTTGTATTGTGGGTTTTAATCTACTTTTAATCTAGGCATTAGACTAAAAAAGCACATTGAGCACACATACCCTTCAATGGTCACAGTGCAGTGTGGATCTGTCAGTGATTTTTGCAGAAACTCAAGTCCCTCTTTCAGCAGCAATCCAGTGACACTGACACTACAATATTAATGTTACATAAACATCAATAGTCAAAGAACCATCATAAGAACATGCTATTGTCGcatcaccattttttttttgtatgtcatgTGGGTCttagtccactaggtggcagtaGTGGTCGTTTCTTTCCCCCTTCTTCTTTGTCTGAGCAGGAACAGCCAGGTGCGAGTGCTCATCATCTGCTGATTGGTTCTCAATGAAAGGAATAGTGTATAATGCTTCCTTCATGTGCTATcagaaatttgataattcccacttttgaaGTCGTGATTACAAACTCATCATATTCAAAATGGgagggcgttcatgtgcaatttttaccaaGGAAACTCATATTTAAGATAAATCCgagagcatgtgaaggcagcattagtaATCCTGGCTGatctccagaaaaaaaaaaaagagagcttGTTGGCTGTTGGTTTGCTTTGTTGCTGTTGATTTGTTTTACTGCCGCTGTGTGTTTGTGATTCATTACAAAGCttactttattttgtttgtctgttgttATTCTATTGGGATCTGTTGTaagacttattttatttatttttgttaaaagcTTGTATAAACAGTGTTGCGTTCATTCAGACACTTTTCTTGCTGAACCCCAGTAGTTGTTAAACTGTTAATATGTGTCTTTTGTAAATATTGTATATAGACAAAACTTGGAAGTTCAAGGGAGTGGgtgccatttttattttatttggacgTTGTatggttcccattcagtcagtcacgttcgacgttacgtcgatactgatgtaatggggtctcgcctgggagcccaatcacctccaagggtacaaaacaagccaatgggaattggcctgtgagatttacatgccgggcccctcccccggcatccgggtataaatagggccggcatactcaccttcattcatactTTTGCTTCGGAGCCGATCGGCTGATCATCCTTTCACCTCTTCAAGAGTGAATTTCCTGAACTGAGAGAGcaaacagcaattttaattgctaAGGACAAGTTCCTTCAACAGCAATTTTCATTGCTTTTTCCTGTTTCTCTCTGGTGGCTGCTCGAATCTCTCCAGCTGGTTGGGAAGGCACGCTCAGCGGTGGGTGTGACGGCGCGCTGCCCACAGGACGGTGCTGCACTCATCCCTGTGTGCTTCGGTTGGTGAGGTGCACTAAAAGAGCAAGCACGGGCGATcagcgtctttttcaagatgtcttttcgtccgtgtgtttctggatgtgGTCGTTTCCTGACCTCCTCTGACGGCCACGATCGCTGTCTCACGTGTCTGGGGAAACAGCACGCTGAGTCAGCGCTCGTGGATGGTACATGCCCTCATTGCGAGGGCATGTCCATGTTGACATTGAGATCGCGACTCTCCTTCTTTAACACAGAAGTGAGGGTCCCCTCTGTCACTACCCCAGCGCCGGCGGCTGTAGCGGCCGCCGGTCCGGTTAGTGCTCTGGGAGATCTGAGGATCACAGTGGGAGCCACTTCGTCGGGTCCGCCCCCACGAACCTCCCTCTCCTCCCCAATGTCATGTGCCGTCGAGCGGCCGGCTGCTGCCGCGGGGCCCTCCTCGGGGGTGCCCCGCGTCACTTTCGGCGCTTCGGAGGAAGATcagatgtcgatcgctgcatcgggGAGCGGGATCGCTGATTCGGAGGACGATGATGACTCCGAGCTTCCGCCCTCAGGGGTGGTAGCTCAGTCTGAGGCGGACTCTGAATTGGCGGCCATGCTTGCCCGGGCCGCCGCGGGCATCGGTCTcgtgtggaaccctccaccgtgtcccgagcgCTCGCGGTTGGATGATTGGTTTCTGGGTTCGGGGCGCAGCTCCCAGCCGCGTCCCGccccagtgcctttcttcccggaggtgcatgaggaGCTCCAGAAGACGTGGATGGCCCCTTACACGGCCAGAAACCGTTCTTCTGCCTCCTCCACTCTCACTACCCTCGATGGTGGGGCTGCCAAAGGGTACGTGGAAATTCCACAGGCGGAGCGTGCGATTGCGGTGCACTTGTGCCCGCAGTCCGCGGCCACCTGGCGGAACCGTCCGCGTCTCCCGTCCAAGGCGAGTAAGACCACGGCCGCTCTCGCTGCCAAGGCTTACTCAGCCGCTGGACAGGCAGCTTCTGCCCTGAAGCTCTTAAGGAGCTGCACGAGGGTAGTTCTGAGCCAGGGCCGCTGCAAGAGCTGCGTACGGCGACTGACCTCGCCCTCCGGGCGACGAAAGTCACGGCGCGCGCCCTGGGTCAGGCGATGTCCACCCTAGTGGTCCAGGAACGGCATCTTTGTTTGGACCTGGCCGAGATGAGGGAAGCCGACAAAGTCAGCTTTCTCGACGCCCCCATCTCCCAggccggcctcttcggcgacactgtcgaggacttcGCTCAGCAGTTCTCGGCAGTGCAAAAGCAGACGGAGGCCATCAATCACATCCTGCCCCGGCGTGATGATGCCACCCATCCGCCACGGGCTGTGCCTCCGTCTGCTCCTCGCCGAGGGCGTCCTCCTGCGGCTCAGGCTCCGGTGAGGTCGGATTCGTCCCACCCTCACCCAGCCACCCGCAGGAAAGCGACGCCCCCTGCCCAGACCGCCAAGCCTTCTTCTAAGACTCCACTCACAGCCTCAACTTCGGGACGCACTGCCTCCCGGGTTGGGCCACAGTGCTCCATGCTGCCCCCCCGTGAGTACTTCTGTTGTCCGGATGGTTCCACTCGTACGGAGCTTGGGGGCGTGGCTACGCCTTCCCAACCCGTCCCGTTGGCTCATTCGGACAATCAGACTCGGCtacgcgattcagttcgccaggCGTCCCCCCAGGTTCAGCGGCGTTCTGTTCACCTCGGTGACAGGTCCCAACGCCTCTGTCCTGCGGGCCGAGATTGCGGTTCTTTTGGCGAAGGACGCAATAGAGCCTGTCCCTCAAGCCGAGATGAAGTCTGGGTTTTACAGCCCGTACTTCATAGTACCCAAAAAAGGCGGGGGGTTACGACCAATCCTGGACCTGCGTGTCTTGAATCGGGCCCTTCACAAGctcccgttcaagatgctcacggtGAAACGCATTCTCACGTGCGTCCacccccgggattggtttgcagcaatagacctgaaggacgcgtactttcatgtctcgatccttcctcgacacagaccgtttctgcggtttgcgttcgaggggcgggcatatcagtacagggtcctacccttcgggctgtccctgtcTCCTCGCGTCTTTACCAAAGTCGCAGAGGGGGCCCTTGCCCCGCTCAGGGAAGTGGGcgttcgcatcctcaactacctcgacgactggctcattctggcccagtcccgagagcagttgtgcgaacacagggacctggtgctcagtcacctcagccagttggggcttcgggtcaactgggaaaagtgCAAGCTCTGCCCCGTGCAgagcatctcttttctcggtgtgGAGCTGGACTCGGTCAACATGACAGCACGTCTCACCAACGAGCGTGCACAGTCAGTGCTGAACTGCCTGAACTCGTTCTCGCGGaaaacagcggtcccactgaaacaatttcagaggctcctggggcatatggcatccgcagccgcggtcacgccgctcggattgctccatatgagaccgctccagc from Megalobrama amblycephala isolate DHTTF-2021 linkage group LG17, ASM1881202v1, whole genome shotgun sequence includes these protein-coding regions:
- the LOC125250907 gene encoding NACHT, LRR and PYD domains-containing protein 1 homolog → MYHPRALTQRAVSPDTVSVTGLLLKEGLEFLQKSLTDPHCTVTIEGRKCCKPTDQCTEEDWRRSCNKKVEIHFKPKVLEELKELDISDSELSGLDLHCQSCVHIVDSDQWVQVEPSVCTDEGGSKFRISTQAGRFECSRTRMRWVCSGDVILQYRQVDGRFLSAELERLQCERIGPVIDVSVISGKLEEAHLPHYACLAESAPSLKDAVKLLNKRDEGISLQSVEMTRYHAKILQPSFSLITLIISLFTQWEEHCNLLLYMCCKDPLILHIYFFPVNDTFSKEKVKQNEKSSHPISHPRPNRPFRMKTPHLLEVPGASVHPVEGISFTTDVDPNFFEILQRQHGDVQMNLIREEDKKSVWTATIWKAKLDQLNQRQVQDKPQLNSDVNKAQYYEEHRSAHIERVKDVKSIHSF